One window of Salmo salar chromosome ssa11, Ssal_v3.1, whole genome shotgun sequence genomic DNA carries:
- the LOC106561895 gene encoding collagen alpha-1(X) chain, translating to MEVRVLSILILLVALTAVHGSGSYVVKKVMKVAPQYQPYSVKSHVVSVAGEPGAPGEPGPEGPPGPPGPPGESAVGQPGPEGPAGPPGPAGYSAPGKPGSPGGPGKPGVPGAAGEKGEVGTAGLQGPRGMPGPAGSSGPAGISSTGKPGPHGLPGAMGPRGETGLKGHPGMPGLPGAKGDRGVGIPGAQGETGAVGPMGPAGQPGAAGVGKPGKPGIPGEAGKSGSPGRDGGTGPMGLPGAKGHTGAPGVGLPGKPGDNGAPGMPGAAGPKGHQGATGATGAPGIPGYGKPGANGQKGERGVVGSSGTTGQKGEPGAQGYTGATGATGPMGPTGPQGARGFQGDTGEMGPKGDTGAMGPQGPKGYKGDQGAQGFQGKQGHTGATGPTGATGATGAPGNKGDTGHTGATGASGVPGPAGPKGFPGRNGEAGEAGAAGAPGPRGPVGPTGAAGTPGLKGHPGLPGAPGPAGLAAKGILGPLGPPGLPGADGQDGGQGPAGPPGPPGPPGEFFFEKSMGKGEVMVPTLVKAPMSAFSVSLARPYPPSGEPIKFDNEVYNAENHYDTSTGQFTCQVPGVYYFSYTIHVNGAHALVALYKNDKPVMFSYDEYNKGFLDQMSGSTVLMLDVNDTVYLQIPDDEANGVFAAENVHCSFSGFLIAST from the exons ATGGAAGTACGAGTATTGAGCATCCTCATCCTCCTGGTGGCCTTGACGGCTGTTCATGGTAGTGGTTCatatgtggtgaagaaggtgatgAAGGTCGCCCCTCAATACCAGCCCTACTCTGTGAAGAGTCACG TGGTGTCGGTGGCGGGAGAGCCCGGTGCGCCAGGTGAGCCCGGGCCAGAAGGCCCCCCTGGCCCACCTGGCCCTCCAGGGGAAAGTGCTGTGGGACAGCCTGGACCCGAGGGCCCTGCTGGACCACCCGGACCTGCTGGCTACTCCGCACCTGGCAAACCTGGCTCCCCAGGTGGGCCTGGTAAGCCTGGTGTTCCTGGCGCAGCTGGCGAGAAAGGAGAGGTGGGCACAGCTGGACTTCAAGGTCCTAGGGGCATGCCTGGACCTGCTGGAAGTTCTGGACCAGCTGGGATCTCTTCCACTGGCAAGCCTGGACCTCATGGTCTGCCCGGAGCAATGGGGCCAAGAGGGGAAACAGGCCTTAAGGGACATCCAGGTATGCCTGGTTTGCCAGGAGCTaagggggatagaggagtgggTATCCCAGGGGCACAAGGTGAGACAGGGGCTGTGGGACCTATGGGACCAGCTGGGCAGCCTGGAGCAGCCGGAGTTGGAAAGCCAGGCAAGCCAGGAATCCCTGGTGAAGCAGGAAAGTCAGGTAGCCCAGGTAGGGATGGGGGCACTGGTCCCATGGGTTTGCCAGGTGCTAAGGGCCACACAGGGGCTCCTGGTGTAGGTCTGCCTGGAAAACCAGGTGATAATGGGGCTCCAGGTATGCCTGGTGCAGCTGGTCCTAAAGGTCATCAGGGAGCAACGGGAGCAACTGGTGCTCCCGGTATCCCTGGATATGGAAAGCCAGGAGCAAATGGACAGAAGGGTGAGAGGGGAGTTGTAGGAAGCTCAGGAACAACAGGTCAGAAGGGTGAGCCAGGAGCACAGGGATAtactggtgctactggtgctACTGGGCCCATGGGTCCCACCGGTCCTCAGGGTGCAAGAGGCTTCCAGGGAGATACTGGGGAAATGGGTCCCAAAGGTGACACAGGTGCAATGGGACCCCAGGGACCAAAGGGATATAAGGGAGATCAGGGAGCACAAGGTTTCCAGGGAAAGCAAGGTCATACTGGAGCAACAGGCCCAACTGGTGCCACGGGAGCTACTGGAGCTCCAGGTAACAAAGGTGACACTGGTCACACAGGTGCAACTGGTGCTTCAGGTGTCCCAGGACCTGCCGGGCCCAAAGGTTTCCCAGGGCGCAATGGTGAGGCAGGTGAGGCTGGAGCAGCTGGAGCCCCAGGTCCCAGAGGACCTGTTGGGCCTACTGGTGCCGCAGGTACACCTGGCCTTAAAGGACACCCGGGTCTCCCTGGCGCACCTGGCCCAGCTGGACTGGCCGCTAAGGGAATCCTTGGCCCTCTGGGTCCCCCTGGGCTCCCTGGTGCTGATGGTCAGGATGGTGGCCAAGGCCCTGCTGGCCCTCCCGGCCCACCTGGTCCTCCCGGTGAGTTCTTTTTTGAAAAGAGCATGGGCAAGGGTGAGGTCATGGTGCCTACTCTTGTTAAGGCCCCTATGTctgctttctctgtttctctggctAGGCCTTATCCTCCATCTGGGGAACCTATTAAGTTTGACAATGAGGTGTACAATGCAGAGAATCACTATGACACTTCCACTGGGCAGTTCACTTGCCAGGTTCCTGGAGTCTACTACTTCTCATACACCATTCACGTGAATGGGGCTCATGCTCTGGTGGCTCTGTACAAGAACGACAAGCCAGTCATGTTCAGCTATGATGAGTACAACAAGGGCTTCCTGGACCAGATGTCCGGTAGCACTGTCCTTATGCTCGATGTGAACGACACAGTCTACCTTCAAATTCCCGATGATGAGGCCAATGGCGTTTTTGCCGCTGAGAATGTCCACTGCTCTTTCTCTGGGTTCCTTATCGCTTCAACGTGA